From the genome of Brassica oleracea var. oleracea cultivar TO1000 chromosome C4, BOL, whole genome shotgun sequence:
GTTACCTATAAGATATATCCAAGGAAGAATCAACTCAGTGACTTGGACCCCAAAAAGAAAAACAGTTCAGGAGAGGTGACCTAAAATTATTCAGATATTCAGTTTGTTTTTGGTAGCCGAGTGTTTTAGACTGAGCCCCAAACAAAACCTCAAACCTGTGACTTATATGTATCTCAGATTGGCCAAACATGTAAATCTAGTGAATCAATTTTTGGCTTGGGCATACATTTGATTACTCACAAGAAAGTTACCTTGTGGAAGAATCAAATAGTGGATTGGTTAGTGATACGAGCCTTCGGAACTGCCCTAAGCGATTAAAAATAAAATGCCTACATTTAATTACAAAATGTTACTATAGTTAGTACATATAGTAGAAATAAATAAAACTAATCAACTAAACAAAACATTAGTCTTTACTTTTTCAAAGAAAAGTTAAACTTTAAAATTTCAATCGATTAACCAATTCTATTAAAATAAAAAATATGTCTTTAATATTTTATATGAATGTTCTTAAATAAGTATAAAATAGTCAAATCATACAATCTTTTATATGATATGACCAGTTTTTATTTATTATATTACATTTAAAATTATTATATACAATTTTGGTTTCTTAAGTATGAAAACTATAATTTTATAATATACTCTTGTTTTCTTTATTCTAATTATCATAAAAAATTCTTTAAACATTTCATTTCATTTGTATTCTTATTAATTGAATAGAGAAAACTAAAAAAATACCCCTTATTGTTCTGAGAAAATTGGATGCCTTAAGCCAATGCTTCAAATTTTTACATTGAGCACGGCTCTGAATTTATGACTAGTTACAATATTTACAGACCTAAATCGTTGAAGAACAAATATATAGTAACATTTAACTACTTCTCTGCTTGGTTTCGAATTAAAATTTGATCATACAGTTGTCAGTCATACATGTATTTTTTTTTTTTTTTTTTTAAGTTTGTCATGGCTGCTAAGTACGAAATTTTCAAGATACGAGGAATGAAAACTTTCTTTCAATGCTGTCTTTGTAATGCTCTCAAATCAAATAACATACTATTTTCTTGCCGATGCTGATCGAGTATTGGAAATGGACAATAGAAGCAATACTTCTCTCTCTCTCTCTCTCTATATATATATATATATATATGAGAATCTTTGAACAGGAGTTGGAACAGGAAAACATTGTATTCGGCAAAACTGGATTCGCTTCTCTACAATACTTGTATCTGGTTTCCAAAACTTGTTACTTGCTAGAGACGAAACAAGCAACTCTTCATAGGTTTTATCAGTTAATAGCCGTTTAAATGCTTGTCCAGTAACATAAAACCATACCGAATGTATTAGAATGTATCAGTTTCAGAGTAAATTAGTTACCTGAAGTCCCTCAACTCACATAATCAATCAGTCCTAAGGACGCTTAACTAATGTGCTGAGTGAAATTCACACCAGTGTATGAGAACTCGACGATGAAAGCAAGAGACAATAAGACAGAACAAGATCACCTAACAAGTATGAGTACACAATGCAGCAATTTCGAATCTACAATCTCCCATTCTCTTCCTCATCTCCAATCTAAACTCTTTTCACTTAAAAACAATCTTTATCTGTAAAAAGCTTTCTAAATGCAAAAGAACTCAAACAACAACCGAGTTTCAAATTGATATAAAGGTTACATCTTTAGATCGAATCTACACTCAAAACCCTAAACCCATAAACAGAGTTTACAACTATGAACGAACTCAAACTCGTCCCGCTACAACTGAAGCAGCAGCAGAAGTAGAGTTACCAATGAACGAGAGCAACCCAGCATTAGCAGCAGGCTCTTGCTCATCCAAGAACAAATCATCCGGAACCCTAAACGTACCGTGCAAGCAAACGATCGCCACACCAACAGTCAACGCCGAAGTCAACAAAGACCCAACACTCGTCATAAACACAACCACAACCGTCGTCACGACAAGACCAAGCAACGTCTCGCGATCCGAGAAGCTACGTCCGAACACAACCAGAGGCCGGTCCGAAGACCGGAAGAGGTAGAGGAATATCCACGCGGCGAGGAGAGAGAGGAGGACGAGGAGAGAGAAAGGGTGGGAGAGGAGGGAGAACGCGAGGACGAGGGAGATGATGGCGGAGTAGTTGACTTTGAAGTAGGAGAGGTTCTTGCGGATCCGGGAGAAGGAGTCGGTGAGAGAGTCGGGTCTCTAGCGAATGAGTTTCGATCGGCGAGTTCCGTCCATGGGCGGCGCTGAGAGAGGCTGTCGCCGAGGGAGGAGGAGAGGCGGGAGAGGAATGTGCGGAAGGGGTGGGGNNNNNNNNNNNNNNNNNNNNNNNNNNNNNNNNNNNNNNNNNNNNNNNNNNNNNNNNNNNNNNNNNNNNNNNNNNNNNNNNNNNNNNNNNNNNNNNNNNNNNNNNNNNNNNNNNNNNNNNNNNNNNNNNNNNNNNNNNNNNNNNNNNNNNNNNNNNNNNNNNNNNNNNNNNNNNNNNNNNNNNNNNNNNNNNNNNNNNNNNNNNNNNNNNNNNNNNNNNNNNNNNNNNNNNNNNNNNNNNNNNNNNNNNNNNNNNNNNNNNNNNNNNNNNNNNNNNNNNNNNNNNNNNNNNNNNNNNNNNNNNNNNNNNNNNNNNNNNNNNNNNNNNNNNNNNNNNNNNNNNNNNNNNNNNNNNNNNNNNNNNNNNNNNNNNNNNNNNNNNNNNNNNNNNNNNNNNNNNNNNNNNNNNNNNNNNNNNNNNNNNNNNNNNNNNNNNNNNNNNNNNNNNNNNNNNNNNNNNNNNNNNNNNNNNNNNNNNNNNNNNNNNNNNNNNNNNNNNNNNNNNNNNNNNNNNNNNNNNNNNNNNNNNNNNNNNNNNNNNNNNNNNNNNNNNNNNNNNNNNNNNNNNNNNNNNNNNNNNNNNNNNNNNNNNNNNNNNNNNNNNNNNNNNNNNNNNNNNNNNNNNNNNNNNNNNNNNNNNNNNNNNNNNNNNNNNNNNNNNNNNNNNNNNNNNNNNNNNNNNNNNNNNNNNNNNNNNNNNNNNNNNNNNNNNNNNNNNNNNNNNNNNNNNNNNNNNNNNNNNNNNNNNNNNNNNNNNNNNNNNNNNNNNNNNNNNNNNNNNNNNNNNNNNNNNNNNNNNNNNNNNNNNNNNNNNNNNNNNNNNNNNNNNNNNNNNNNNNNNNNNNNNNNNNNNNNNNNNNNNNNNNNNNNNNNNNNNNNNNNNNNNNNNNNNNNNNNNNNNNNNNNNNNNNNNNNNNNNNNNNNNNNNNNNNNNNNNNNNNNNNNNNNNNNNNNNNNNNNNNNNNNNNNNNNNNNNNNNNNNNNNNNNNNNNNNNNNNNNNNNNNNNNNNNNNNNNNNNNNNNNNNNNNNNNNNNNNNNNNNNNNNNNNNNNNNNNNNNNNNNNNNNNNNNNNNNNNNNNNNNNNNNNNNNNNNNNNNNNNNNNNNNNNNNNNNNNNNNNNNNNNNNNNNNNNNNNNNNNNNNNNNNNNNNNNNNNNNNNNNNNNNNNNNNNNNNNNNNNNNNNNNNNNNNNNNNNNNNNNNNNNNNNNNNNNNNNNNNNNNNNNNNNNNNNNNNNNNNNNNNNNNNNNNNNNNNNNNNNNNNNNNNNNNNNNNNNNNNNNNNNNNNNNNNNNNNNNNNNNNNNNNNNNNNNNNNNNNNNNNNNNNNNNNNNNNNNNNNNNNNNNNNNNNNNNNNNNNNNNNNNNNNNNNNNNNNNNNNNNNNNNNNNNNNNNNNNNNNNNNNNNNNNNNNNNNNNNNNNNNNNNNNNNNNNNNNNNNNNNNNNNNNNNNNNNNNNNNNNNNNNNNNNNNNNNNNNNNNNNNNNNNNNNNNNNNNNNNNNNNNNNNNNNNNNNNNNNNNNNNNNNNNNNNNNNNNNNNNNNNNNNNNNNNNNNNNNNNNNNNNATGTGCGGAAGGGGTGGGGGTGGGGGTGGGGTTGGGTGGCTTGCTGGTTGGTGACGGGGAGAGTCGCCGGAGAAGACATTGGTGTCGGTGGAGTGTGTCTGTGGAAACTGAAGTGGAGGCAAAACCGTGTTATTGTAAGTAAGGCCTAAACGTTATGGGCCTAATATTGTTGGAACAGCCCATTATGAAAAGTTCAAATGAACATTAGACTAATGGGTAATTCTGTTAACATTAAATCATTATTAGAAAATGAAATCATACAAAATACAAATATATTTTCACATTTTGATCCATCATAAAAATAATATGAAATTGTCAAAAAAAACAAAAATATGAAATTGCCATTATAAAAACATATCGAGTTAGATTTAGTTTCCTGCATTTTTTAGAGTATGATTTTGTTATATTCGTTTAAATAGCCAGTCCTAAGATTTTGAAGACTAAAAATTTTAGCACAAATTTGAACATATACATCTTTTAATAATTTAAACACCATCATATTTATGTATATTATTTTAAAAATTGTAAAGATATCTATGACCAGTTTTGTTCATAATTGTTTCAATCGTATATATAGTTTATAGTGGAAAATAATATCTTCGAGTATAAGAATAATATAACGGCATATATTCCATAGTTTCTTTCTCGTTGTCATTATTATCTACACAATTTTTCTTCAACATTGTCCATAATTTTTTTTCTGGTTATAAAATTGATAGACCTAACAAAAACAAATTATACAGAAAAATGGATGCGATTTTAAAAAAATTTAATACGATGAAAAAACCAGAGCCACGTCTTTTCATGCGAGATGGACAATCAAACTAAACTAAACTACTGTCGTGTGATGTCTATTCTTCTCTCAGTTCTAGCGAAGCAATAAGCTGACGTGTACCAAAAATGAAGCCCACGACCAATGGGCTCTTCGCTTCTCAATCTTCTCCCTCCTTCACGGCTCCGAGATTCCGCGGCCACCTTCCGATCACCTTCACATCCTCCAACCACCACCACAAGAAGAATAAAAAGAATCTCGCAAACGTCATCACTCTCTCCTACCGAGTCACATCCTCTCGCCGCGCAATTCTCGTCGCACCACCTCTTCTCGCCGCCGCTATTTCCTTATGGCCGTCTGTTTCCTCCGCCGCGGGGGATATCTCTTCCATCGTGCCGGCGGATGCTTCGCCGGAACCACCAGCTACTCCCCCTCCTCCTCCTCCTCCTCCTCCGCCGCCGCTTATAGAGGAGATAACATCTAGAATATATGACGCGACGGCGCTAGGTGAGCCGATGGCAGTTGGGAAAGACAAGAAGAGAGTGTGGGAGAAGCTTCTGAACGCGAGGATTGTGTACTTAGGTGAGGCGGAGCAGGTGCCTACGAGAGACGATAAAGACTTGGAGCTCGAGATCGTGAGGAATTTGAGGAAGAGATGCGTTGAGAGCGAGCGGCAGTTATCTCTAGCGTTGGAAGCGTTCCCTGTTGATTTGCAGGATCAGTTGAATCAATACATGGATAAGAGGTTTGAGTCTAGTTCCTGGCACTTGCAATTTTTTTATGTGTTAGGCCTGGGCGTTTTGGTATCCGGTTAAGTTGGGGTTTTCGTGTTTCCGAGTTCGGCCTAGTCGGCTTCATTCGGGGGATATATATGTTTGGACTGAGTTTGGTTAATAATACTTTGAGTTAGTTCGAATAGGTTTTATAGTACTTACTAAGATCCATTTTGGATTCAAGTTCATTTCGGATTCAATTAATAATACTTGGGGATCTGGTAGTTTTATGGTTAGACCAAAATATACATGAAATTAGTAATTAAAATACATATTTTAGTTTTACTCATTTTGGCTACTAATTCGTATTTTAGGGTTGTTTTTCGGGTATTTTGGTTTCGGATAATATTCCGATATTCAAAATACCACCCCACAAGATCCATTCGGATACTTTTACATCTCGGATCGGATACAGATTTGAGTTTTTTGGTTAGGATCTTAGGTTCAGTTACAAATGTCATGTCCATGCTTACTCTGTATATTAACTCCAGTTCTTGGATTGGTTCCAGGATGGACGGAGAGGCATTGAAGTCGTATGTGTCACATTGGCCTGCTCAGCGTTGGCAAGAGTATGAGCCTCTCTTAACTTATTGTCGTGATAACTCAGTTAAACTCATTGCTTGTGGCACTCCTCTCAAGGTAATATATTACTATAAAGATGTGTTAAAAAATATATATATTACTATTAAGATGGTAGTAGCCTTTCTAAGAATATGCATCTTCTATACTCATGTCATTAACTTGATGCAGGTTTTAAGAACTGTACAAGCTGAGGGTATCCGCGGTCTTTCAGAATCTGAACGTAGACTATACACTCCTCCTGCGGGTTCAGGGTTCATCTCAGGGTTTACTCCCTTCTCACGCAGCTCTTCACTCAACATGAACCCCCTCACACAGATTGTTCCGTTTGGACCAAGCTCTTATCTCTCCGCCCAAGCCAGAGTCGTTGAAGACCATACAATGTCACAAGTTATCTTACAAGCAGTTGCGGACGGAGGTGGGACTGGTCTTCTGTTAGTGGTGACAGGGGCCAACCATGTCGAGTATGGTTCAAGAGGAACAGGGTTGCCTGCTAGGGTGTCAAGGAAGATTCCTAAGAAGAGTCAACTTGTTGTGTTGCTTGATCCTGAAAGACAGTTTCTGAGGAAAGAAGGTGAATCTCCAGTTGCTGATTTCTTGTGGTATTCTGCGGCTAGACCATGCAGCAGAAACTGCTTTGATAGGGCAGAGATTGCTCGGGTGATGAATGCTGCTGGTAGGAGCCGTGATGCTCTTCCTCAGGTAGAGTTTCTGTGATTTCTTTAATAAGCTAGAGTCTCTGTGTGATTGTTATTTACTGCATCTGATATTGTTTTTAGCAATGTTCTAAAAATCGGTTTAGTCGGCAAATCGGTAATAAGCGAAATAATTTTCTATAACAATTTTAAAATAATTGGTCTAGGCGGCGCCTATATGCCCGACTATGCACTAATTCTCTATAAAATGCCTAACTACCGCCTAACGATTTTTAGAACATTATAGCTTTTAGAGTTGACTCTAGAGTTAAATTTTTTTTTTTCCTCTCACTTTACTTTTTTATGTCATTAGTTTATCATGAGATAACCGTTTCCATTGTTTTTTCAGGACATTCAAAAGGGATTAGACCTTGGTCTGGTGTCACCTGAGATTCTACAGAACTTCTTTGATCTGGAGCAATATCCTCTTATTGCAGAGCTTACACAGAGGTTCCAGGTACATCCATTTTAGAAGATATTCTTTAAGTAGTTTAGTGAGACTTTTATCTTTTGTTTTTTTATAATGATCCTCTCTGTTACAGGGTTTCCGAGAAAGGCTGTTAGCAGATCCCAAGTTCCTAAACAGATTAGCAATTGAAGAAGCTATATCAATAACAACAACACTTGTAGCTCAATACGAGAAGCGGAAAGAAAACTTCTTCGAGGAACTAGACTACGTTATAACCGATAGCGTAAGAGCATCAGTTGTTGATTTCTTCACAGTTTGGCTGCCTGCACCAACCTTGTCTTTTCTCTCGTACGCTGATGAGACAGCTAGACCAAACAGCATAGATGCACTAAGAGGCCTCCTAGGATCCATACCCGACAATGCGTTTCAGAAAAGTCTTGGTGGAAAAGACTGGACTCTGAATCTTAGGATTGCTTCGGTTATTGTCGGTGGATTGAAGCTTGCTGGTGTTGGTGTTGTTTCCAGTTTTGCAGCTGTGGGATCTTCAAATGCTTTGTATGCGATAAGGAAGTTTATTAAACCGGAGTTGGCTGTTTCTGAGCAAACAAAGAGGTCTCCTATGCTGAAGACGGCCGTTGTCTATGGTGGTTATCTGGGGACATCTTCAAATATTCGTTACCAGGTAAAGCTGATTCACACTGCTTTACTTATCCACTTAGTAATTAATGAACAGTAGTAAAACTTACTGTAGGGCATATAGACTGAGAATCCAAAACCAAACCGCAACCAAACCTAAAATTTAACAGTAGTAAAACTTACTATATGACCTACGCCTTGGCAGATAAACCGAAAACTCAAAACCAAACCGGAACCAAACTGAAAAAACAGAACCCAAAATCGGATAGTGTTCACAAATATCCGAACCGTTCTTTTATCTTTGGAACCGAAAAACCAAAAGCGAACTGAGAACCAAAA
Proteins encoded in this window:
- the LOC106342452 gene encoding protein RETICULATA-RELATED 5, with protein sequence MKPTTNGLFASQSSPSFTAPRFRGHLPITFTSSNHHHKKNKKNLANVITLSYRVTSSRRAILVAPPLLAAAISLWPSVSSAAGDISSIVPADASPEPPATPPPPPPPPPPPLIEEITSRIYDATALGEPMAVGKDKKRVWEKLLNARIVYLGEAEQVPTRDDKDLELEIVRNLRKRCVESERQLSLALEAFPVDLQDQLNQYMDKRMDGEALKSYVSHWPAQRWQEYEPLLTYCRDNSVKLIACGTPLKVLRTVQAEGIRGLSESERRLYTPPAGSGFISGFTPFSRSSSLNMNPLTQIVPFGPSSYLSAQARVVEDHTMSQVILQAVADGGGTGLLLVVTGANHVEYGSRGTGLPARVSRKIPKKSQLVVLLDPERQFLRKEGESPVADFLWYSAARPCSRNCFDRAEIARVMNAAGRSRDALPQDIQKGLDLGLVSPEILQNFFDLEQYPLIAELTQRFQGFRERLLADPKFLNRLAIEEAISITTTLVAQYEKRKENFFEELDYVITDSVRASVVDFFTVWLPAPTLSFLSYADETARPNSIDALRGLLGSIPDNAFQKSLGGKDWTLNLRIASVIVGGLKLAGVGVVSSFAAVGSSNALYAIRKFIKPELAVSEQTKRSPMLKTAVVYGGYLGTSSNIRYQIIAGLIEHRISDELSSQPLLVNMISFVVRVANSYYGTQQWIDLARSTGLQAQKGATASNQIPEALSQPTVEIVEYSTTTTEEATMDDLKNQ